A portion of the Bactrocera neohumeralis isolate Rockhampton chromosome 2, APGP_CSIRO_Bneo_wtdbg2-racon-allhic-juicebox.fasta_v2, whole genome shotgun sequence genome contains these proteins:
- the LOC126751294 gene encoding uncharacterized protein LOC126751294 isoform X2 yields MEDIKQLLQQNVYRYESTDSNSATDSEESTISGVKNCVKAVCQGRMPTRRPNPNVQNRNALLARENRRKKKAHLEAMEKELEEVRSANKQLKKALKQQMKAVGQLQREKRYFQSVIANHKEIENLIKALNVRMHVQQSPAVSSPMLSSPVHSYTSQQLCQSSRIVQQTNGLDNVEWNVASTSENSDNDFIPSSAFNDTWVDILHEDHEDLGTKGLTKLTTVGGEHSYADVDQVPSLESIESDAGICLHIRQGKVSLEFCPNCNWNSNDYPSANILQN; encoded by the exons ATGGAAGATATCAAGCAGTTATTGCAACAGAATGTCTACCGATATGAATCAACGGACTCTAATTCAGCCACCGATAGCGAAGAGAGTACAATTTCAGGTGTGAAAAACTGTGTAAAGGCAGTTTGTCAAGGTCGAATGCCAACTAGGCGGCCCAATCcaaatgttcaaaatagaaaTGCTTTGTTGGCACGGGAAAATCGTCGAAAGAAGAAAGCGCATTTAGAGGCAATGGAGAAGGAGTTGGAAGAAGTGCGATCGGCTAATAAGCAACTTAAGAAGGCGTTGAAACAGCAAATGAAAGCAGTAGGCCAACTTCAACGAGAAAAAAGGTATTTTCAGAGCGTTATTGCAAATCACAAAGAAATAGAGAATCTTATTAAAGCTCTGAATGTTCGAATGCATGTTCAGCAGTCTCCGGCCGTAAGTTCGCCGATGCTGAGTTCTCCAGTTCATTCGTATACCAGTCAGCAATTATGCCAGTCGTCAAGGATTGTACAGCAAACAAACGGTTTGGACAATGTTGAATGGAATGTCGCATCCACATCGGAAAATTCGGATAATG ATTTCATACCATCGTCAGCTTTTAATGATACTTGGGTCGATATCTTACACGAAGACCACGAAGACCTAGGAACTAAAGGTTTAACAAAATTAACCACAGTTGGAGGAGAGCATAGTTATGCCGATGTTGATCAAGTGCCATCACTTGAAAGTATAGAATCTGATGCGGGCATTTGCTTACATATAAGGCAAGGAAAAGTGTCTTTAGAGTTTTGCCCGAATTGCAATTGGAATTCTAACGATTATCCATCTgccaatattttgcaaaattaa
- the LOC126751294 gene encoding uncharacterized protein LOC126751294 isoform X4: protein MPTRRPNPNVQNRNALLARENRRKKKAHLEAMEKELEEVRSANKQLKKALKQQMKAVGQLQREKRYFQSVIANHKEIENLIKALNVRMHVQQSPAVSSPMLSSPVHSYTSQQLCQSSRIVQQTNGLDNVEWNVASTSENSDNENLSSDFIPSSAFNDTWVDILHEDHEDLGTKGLTKLTTVGGEHSYADVDQVPSLESIESDAGICLHIRQGKVSLEFCPNCNWNSNDYPSANILQN from the exons ATGCCAACTAGGCGGCCCAATCcaaatgttcaaaatagaaaTGCTTTGTTGGCACGGGAAAATCGTCGAAAGAAGAAAGCGCATTTAGAGGCAATGGAGAAGGAGTTGGAAGAAGTGCGATCGGCTAATAAGCAACTTAAGAAGGCGTTGAAACAGCAAATGAAAGCAGTAGGCCAACTTCAACGAGAAAAAAGGTATTTTCAGAGCGTTATTGCAAATCACAAAGAAATAGAGAATCTTATTAAAGCTCTGAATGTTCGAATGCATGTTCAGCAGTCTCCGGCCGTAAGTTCGCCGATGCTGAGTTCTCCAGTTCATTCGTATACCAGTCAGCAATTATGCCAGTCGTCAAGGATTGTACAGCAAACAAACGGTTTGGACAATGTTGAATGGAATGTCGCATCCACATCGGAAAATTCGGATAATG aaaatttatcttCAGATTTCATACCATCGTCAGCTTTTAATGATACTTGGGTCGATATCTTACACGAAGACCACGAAGACCTAGGAACTAAAGGTTTAACAAAATTAACCACAGTTGGAGGAGAGCATAGTTATGCCGATGTTGATCAAGTGCCATCACTTGAAAGTATAGAATCTGATGCGGGCATTTGCTTACATATAAGGCAAGGAAAAGTGTCTTTAGAGTTTTGCCCGAATTGCAATTGGAATTCTAACGATTATCCATCTgccaatattttgcaaaattaa
- the LOC126751276 gene encoding E3 ubiquitin-protein ligase TM129, giving the protein MDESELLFNLFYLLLCMCIIYPPEEFQRLGLTIEQIFIKLLGDESINFVHYHQRRTSLNLFVHSCLPALYFLIHKLKFSVFAERELPENVDLDPDFPMPQEAVAFKTLTWKIAQRFSLMAVLAVPALIFNWQQQNWRRHPISQTLLKFSNVPDSYHTVASDISTEFRRLDIYKKKLNSISTVIATENWIIKTSLYNVHFAHQSDTSLSVAKTETYNVSQDTNDTLQMVSIVVKPNRQKVADFHIRINALEFRNLEERISRPIAIPSNIQFHRNVIDRFIDVFKEQVAKNPIYKADRMAEKCFACMIAEPNIKIHKQCEDVDRDGRPLSAENTCTNCYCRPMWCVDCLARWFAARQSEHDREVWLEQKCTCPMCRAKFCLLDVSYIEKRDIVETGDVPLNNDNA; this is encoded by the exons atggaCGAGTCTGAACTGCTCTTCAATTTGTTCTACCTCttattatgtatgtgtattatataTCCACCAGAGGAGTTTCAGCGTCTGGGTTTAACCATTGAACAAATTTTCATCAAACTTTTGGGTGATGAAAGCATCAATTTCGTACACTACCATCAACGTCGCACATCATTGAATTTATTTGTGCACAGCTGCTTGCCTGCACTGTACTTTCTCATACACAAATTAAAGTTCTCTGTATTCGCGGAACGCGAACTGCCTGAAAATGTAGATTTGGATCCAGATTTTCCAATGCCACAAGAAGCTGTTGCATTTAAGACGCTCACATGGAAAATCGCACAACGTTTTAGTTTAATGGCAGTCTTGGCAGTGCCGGCTTTAATATTCAATTGGCAGCAACAAAACTGGCGCCGTCATCCAATCAGCCAGACATTATTGAAATTCTCCAATGTGCCAGATAGTTATCACACTGTTGCGAGCGATATTAGCACTGAATTTAGAAG ACTCGACATATATAAAAAGAAGCTGAATTCTATATCGACAGTTATAGCAACAGAAAACTGGATAATTAAAACTTCGCTTTATAATGTGCATTTTGCCCACCAAAGTGATACTTCGCTCAGTGTAGCCAAA ACAGAGACTTACAACGTTTCACAAGACACTAACGATACCTTACAAATGGTGAGCATAGTAGTGAAACCAAATCGACAAAAAGTGGCTGACTTTCACATACGCATCAATGCTTTAGAATTTCGCAATCTGGAGGAGCGAATTAGTAGACCTATTGCCATACCATCAAACATACAATTTCATCGCAACGTAATAGATCGTTTTATAGATGTTTTTAAAGAACAAGTGGCTAAAAATCCAATTTACAAAGCGGATAGGATGGCAGAAAAGTGCTTTGCTTGTATGATTGCTGagccaaatataaaaattcataaacaaTGTGAAGATGTTGACCGTGATGGACGTCCACTGTCAGCGGAGAATACTTGTACAAATTGCTATTGCCGACCAATGTGGTGTGTTGATTGTCTTGCGCGTTGGTTTGCTGCACGTCAGAGTGAACACGACCGGGAAGTATGGCTTGAACAGAAATGTACCTGCCCCATGTGTCGTGCCAAATTCTGTCTTCTCGATGTCAGCTACATTGAGAAGCGTGATATAGTGGAAACCGGCGATGTCCCACTTAACAATGACAACgcgtga
- the LOC126751294 gene encoding uncharacterized protein LOC126751294 isoform X3, producing MEDIKQLLQQNVYRYESTDSNSATDSEESTISGVKNCVKAVCQGRMPTRRPNPNVQNRNALLARENRRKKKAHLEAMEKELEEVRSANKQLKKALKQQMKAVGQLQREKRYFQSVIANHKEIENLIKALNVRMHVQQSPAVSSPMLSSPVHSYTSQQLCQSSRIVQQTNGLDNVEWNVASTSENSDNENLSSDFIPSSAFNDTWVDILHEDHEDLGTKGLTKLTTVGGEHSYADVDQVPSLESIESDAGICLHIRKLV from the exons ATGGAAGATATCAAGCAGTTATTGCAACAGAATGTCTACCGATATGAATCAACGGACTCTAATTCAGCCACCGATAGCGAAGAGAGTACAATTTCAGGTGTGAAAAACTGTGTAAAGGCAGTTTGTCAAGGTCGAATGCCAACTAGGCGGCCCAATCcaaatgttcaaaatagaaaTGCTTTGTTGGCACGGGAAAATCGTCGAAAGAAGAAAGCGCATTTAGAGGCAATGGAGAAGGAGTTGGAAGAAGTGCGATCGGCTAATAAGCAACTTAAGAAGGCGTTGAAACAGCAAATGAAAGCAGTAGGCCAACTTCAACGAGAAAAAAGGTATTTTCAGAGCGTTATTGCAAATCACAAAGAAATAGAGAATCTTATTAAAGCTCTGAATGTTCGAATGCATGTTCAGCAGTCTCCGGCCGTAAGTTCGCCGATGCTGAGTTCTCCAGTTCATTCGTATACCAGTCAGCAATTATGCCAGTCGTCAAGGATTGTACAGCAAACAAACGGTTTGGACAATGTTGAATGGAATGTCGCATCCACATCGGAAAATTCGGATAATG aaaatttatcttCAGATTTCATACCATCGTCAGCTTTTAATGATACTTGGGTCGATATCTTACACGAAGACCACGAAGACCTAGGAACTAAAGGTTTAACAAAATTAACCACAGTTGGAGGAGAGCATAGTTATGCCGATGTTGATCAAGTGCCATCACTTGAAAGTATAGAATCTGATGCGGGCATTTGCTTACATATAAG aaAACTAGTCTAA
- the LOC126751283 gene encoding Golgi to ER traffic protein 4 homolog produces the protein MTATAADRGVQRGVNRVLVKLENSIESGNYYEAHQMYRTLYFRYTGQQKYADCLELLWSGAMKLVSKQQETSAADLALLLIDTLDKRGSVENDQSNDGDIWIQRLGTLIGLLSSTTVERETLISRAIKWSSDMSGNTLGHPGMHKAIAQVFWAEGSCEQARHHFLLSRDGNLCGRILIKIHKNKGYENELDLFIVQAVLQQLCLKDRKTAEDTFASYTSNHSSIKRKEAPFKQPLLNFVHFLFRCIDTGRHDTFRTLCDLYKPSLNRDPSFEKYLVKIGIHFFGVAPPPTITGGGLMGGMFGDLFTRLFQGFDDDDDDDSQQSRSSSNTRLRTGGAANSVNLD, from the exons ATGACCGCAACTGCTGCAGATCGTGGCGTACAGCGTGGAGTCAACCGCGTACTTGTTAAGCTGGAAAATTCAATTGAATCAGGCAATTACTATGAAGCACATCAAATGTATCGCACATTGTACTTTCGATACACCGGCCAGCAAAAATATGCGGACTGCTTAGAGTTACTATGGAGTGGGGCAATGAAGCTTGTCTCGAAACAACAAGAAACGAGTGCAGCAGATTTAGCTCTCCTCCTTATTGACACATTAGATAAGCGTGGTAGTGTTGAAAATGATCAAAGTAATGATGGCGACATATGGATTCAGCGATTGGGCACGCTTATTGGACTACTAAGTTCTACAACAGTGGAGCGCGAGACCTTAATt agCCGCGCAATAAAGTGGAGTAGTGATATGTCGGGCAATACATTAGGGCACCCCGGCATGCACAAAGCTATTGCTCAAGTATTTTGGGCTGAAGGAAGTTGTGAGCAGGCTCGTCATCACTTTCTACTAAGTCGTGATGGAAATCTTTGCGGTCGTATATTAATTAAGATCCATAAAAATAAAGGCTACGAAAACGAATTGGATTTATTTATCGTACAGGCTGTACTACAACAATTATGTTTAAAGGATCGGAAGACTGCTGAAGATACTTTTGCCTCCTATACCTCAAATCATTCAAGCATTAAGCGCAAAGAGGCTCCATTCAAACAACCGCTATTAAACTTTGTACACTTTTTGTTTCGTTGTATCGACACTGGACGACATGACACATTTCGTACTTTGTGTGATCTATATAAACCGTCATTGAATAGAGATCCTTCATTCGAGAAATATTTGGTTAAAATAGGAATACATTTCTTTGGTGTTGCACCGCCACCTACAATAACTGGCGGAGGCTTGATGGGCGGCATGTTTGGTGACTTATTTACACGCTTATTCCAAGGATTCGATGACGATGATGACGACGATAGCCAACAATCCAGGTCTAGTTCCAACACACGTTTACGTACTGGTGGCGCAGCAAACTCTGTCAACCTAGATTAA
- the LOC126751272 gene encoding protein Tube: MYTRDTELRRLQSNDVNRLAETLGFVGGRKLMENIPKHWSNQDGYNVEDSVRGSQRWNGSNVIELKYKPEQVRLIEEATKQTSGCYFAEILIQEWSTSGRKHERPTVGLLLQLLIKADLWNAADFVAEHFLNEPPPERPLEGPGAKVDISIPTECLRSVVDFVNDSVGYPDTETLNDNINRTNGLDDHNRDYYTKFSPLNKDLNTVAPKPPPRTRSARHQSTQHSLQQQLPIQQQQQNIQKAPTDNEAATAEANDQNRRPQSHDNIQVSKQPQNVNSLMHNTITSHNIPELSDLLKSNSNLHSAKSEDAREIPIVSLLDSKSKNVPSIPVVASTSNTTSMAGSDMLGSLPLITELNSDGVDIEVSNDFQGDNSDSNQLTHQITSPSPNGLSDDSRCSSLSNDSFDDGDYSAVNNSDVGIVDMENADGNSCDQSLPNLSIFGRQSPNNDSSLTTVTCTSGDNSFELSLNDSSSTSTTDPTAQRK; the protein is encoded by the exons atgtatacacgCGATACAGAATTGCGACGACTGCAATCCAACGATGTGAACCGGCTGGCGGAAACGTTGGGATTCGTTGGAGGAAGAAAGTTGATGGAAAATATACCGAAACATTGGTCAAATCAAGACGGATACAATGTTGAAGATTCTGTTAGAGGAAGCCAAAGATGGAACGGTTCTAATGTGATAGAGTTAAAATACAAGCCAGAACAAGTTCGGCTAATAGAAGAAGCAACAAAACAAACTAGTGGCTGTTATTTTGCAGAGATATTAATACAGGAATGGAGCACCAGTGGCCGCAAACATGAACGTCCGACAGTTGGTCTGTTATTACAATTACTGATTAAAGCAGATCTCTGGAATGCAGCTGACTTTGTAGCAGAACATTTCCTGAATG AACCCCCACCCGAACGTCCTTTGGAAGGACCTGGTGCAAAAGTTGACATATCAATTCCAACAGAATGTTTGAGAAGTGTTGTAGATTTTGTAAATGATTCGGTCGGCTATCCAGACACTGAAACGCTCAACGATAATATAAATAGAACGAATGGATTGGACGATCACAATCGAGATTATTACACAAAGTTTTCACCTTTGAATAAGGACTTAAACACCGTGGCACCAAAACCGCCACCTCGGACACGATCCGCGCGTCATCAAAGTACACAACACAGTCTGCAGCAGCAACTAccaatacaacaacagcaacaaaatattcAGAAAGCACCAACCGACAACGAAGCAGCAACTGCAGAGGCTAATGACCAAAATAGACGCCCTCAAAGTCATGATAATATTCAAGTATCTAAACAGCCTCAAAATGTAAATTCATTAATGCATAATACCATAACTTCACATAATATACCAGAATTGAGCGATCTGCTTAAATCCAATAGCAATCTGCATTCTGCGAAATCAGAAGATGCACGCGAAATACCTATCGTTTCCCTTCTTGATTCTAAATCGAAAAATGTACCTAGTATACCAGTTGTTGCTTCCACATCAAATACGACATCGATGGCGGGATCTGATATGCTCGGAAGTCTACCATTGATTACTGAACTGAATTCTGATGGTGTGGATATTGAAGTTTCGAATGATTTTCAAGGAGACAACTCTGATTCAAATCAATTGACACACCAAATTACTTCACCCTCTCCAAATGGTTTAAGTGATGATAGTCGCTGTAGTAGTTTAAGTAATGATAGTTTTGACGATGGCGATTACAGTGCTGTAAATAATTCGGATGTTGGTATTGTTGATATGGAGAATGCAGATGGAAATTCTTGTGATCAGAGCCTGCCAAATCTAAGTATTTTCGGTCGACAAAGTCCCAATAATGACTCCAGTTTGACGACTGTAACGTGCACAAGTGGTGACAATAGCTTCGAGCTGAGCTTAAACGATTCGAGTTCAACATCAACAACAGACCCCACTGCGCAAAGAAAGTAG
- the LOC126751294 gene encoding uncharacterized protein LOC126751294 isoform X1 has product MEDIKQLLQQNVYRYESTDSNSATDSEESTISGVKNCVKAVCQGRMPTRRPNPNVQNRNALLARENRRKKKAHLEAMEKELEEVRSANKQLKKALKQQMKAVGQLQREKRYFQSVIANHKEIENLIKALNVRMHVQQSPAVSSPMLSSPVHSYTSQQLCQSSRIVQQTNGLDNVEWNVASTSENSDNENLSSDFIPSSAFNDTWVDILHEDHEDLGTKGLTKLTTVGGEHSYADVDQVPSLESIESDAGICLHIRQGKVSLEFCPNCNWNSNDYPSANILQN; this is encoded by the exons ATGGAAGATATCAAGCAGTTATTGCAACAGAATGTCTACCGATATGAATCAACGGACTCTAATTCAGCCACCGATAGCGAAGAGAGTACAATTTCAGGTGTGAAAAACTGTGTAAAGGCAGTTTGTCAAGGTCGAATGCCAACTAGGCGGCCCAATCcaaatgttcaaaatagaaaTGCTTTGTTGGCACGGGAAAATCGTCGAAAGAAGAAAGCGCATTTAGAGGCAATGGAGAAGGAGTTGGAAGAAGTGCGATCGGCTAATAAGCAACTTAAGAAGGCGTTGAAACAGCAAATGAAAGCAGTAGGCCAACTTCAACGAGAAAAAAGGTATTTTCAGAGCGTTATTGCAAATCACAAAGAAATAGAGAATCTTATTAAAGCTCTGAATGTTCGAATGCATGTTCAGCAGTCTCCGGCCGTAAGTTCGCCGATGCTGAGTTCTCCAGTTCATTCGTATACCAGTCAGCAATTATGCCAGTCGTCAAGGATTGTACAGCAAACAAACGGTTTGGACAATGTTGAATGGAATGTCGCATCCACATCGGAAAATTCGGATAATG aaaatttatcttCAGATTTCATACCATCGTCAGCTTTTAATGATACTTGGGTCGATATCTTACACGAAGACCACGAAGACCTAGGAACTAAAGGTTTAACAAAATTAACCACAGTTGGAGGAGAGCATAGTTATGCCGATGTTGATCAAGTGCCATCACTTGAAAGTATAGAATCTGATGCGGGCATTTGCTTACATATAAGGCAAGGAAAAGTGTCTTTAGAGTTTTGCCCGAATTGCAATTGGAATTCTAACGATTATCCATCTgccaatattttgcaaaattaa